A single window of Oreochromis aureus strain Israel breed Guangdong linkage group 7, ZZ_aureus, whole genome shotgun sequence DNA harbors:
- the taok3b gene encoding serine/threonine-protein kinase TAO3: MSGYKRMRRQHQKQLIALENRLKAEMDEHRLRLQKELETHANNTYIELERLAKRHVAQTDKEMKSVAAEERRIQQQIVAQQKKELTSFLENQKKEYRLCKDKIKEEMDNDPCIPKEEKQERLSRHKETMQRSQAEEEAHLLAQQRLVYDRSCRALKRRSLLRKHEFEQEQLREELNKKRTQKEMEHALMIRQDESTQDLERRQLQMLQKLRIELMRLQHQTELENQEEYNSRRQRELHRKHTLEQRQQPRNLKTLEMQIKKQFQDTCKVQNKQYKALRNHQLEVSPKGDHKTILKGLKEEQTRKLAILAEQYEKSINEMMASQAMRLEAEQETECQALKQQLKQEMELLDAYQKKTKSQMETQHEREQQKLEQKVSIRRAHLEQKIEEELAALQKERTERIKHLLERQDREINAFDTESRSLGFGSLGSIDFPKEDNR, from the exons ATGTCTGGGTATAAGCGCATGCGGCGACAGCACCAGAAGCAGCTGATCGCCCTGGAGAACAGGCTAAAGGCCGAGATGGATGAGCATAGGCTCCGGCTGCAGAAGGAATTGGAGACACATGCGAACAACACTTACATTGAGCTGGAAAGACTGGCCAAACGCCATGTTGCTCAAACAGACAAAGAG ATGAAGTCAGTTGCAGCAGAAGAGAGGAGGATCCAGCAACAGATTGTTGCTCAGCAAAAGAAAGAGCTGACTTCTTTCTTAGAAAACCAGAAAAAGGAATACAGGCTTTGCAAAGACAAGATCAAGGAA GAGATGGACAATGACCCTTGTATACCCAAGGAGGAAAAGCAGGAGCGTCTGTCGAGGCACAAAGAAACAATGCAGCGCTCTCAGGCTGAGGAGGAAGCTCACCTGCTGGCCCAGCAGAGGCTGGTGTACGATCGCAGCTGCAGGGCTCTGAAACGCCGGAGTCTGCTCAGGAAACATGAGTTTGAACAGGAGCAACTGAGAGAG GAGCTGAACAAGAAGAGGACCCAGAAGGAGATGGAGCATGCCCTGATGATCCGGCAGGATGAGTCCACCCAGGACCTGGAGCGCAGGCAGCTGCAGATGCTCCAGAAGCTGCGCATCGAACTCATGCGGCTGCAGCACCAGACAGAGCTTGAAAACCAGGAAGAGTACAATAGCCGTCGGCAAAGGGAACTGCACAGAAAACACACTCTGGAGCAACGACAGCAGCCCAGAAACCTCAAG ACACTGGAGATGCAGATCAAAAAACAGTTTCAGGACACATGTAAGGTGCAGAATAAGCAGTACAAGGCTCTTAGGAACCATCAGCTAGAGGTGTCTCCCAAAGGTGACCATAAAACCATCCTGAAGGGCCTGAAAGAGGAGCAGACACGCAAGTTGGCCATACTGGCTGAGCAGTACGAGAAGAGCATCAATGAGATGATGGCTTCACAAGCG ATGCGATTAGAAGCGGAGCAGGAAACAGAGTGCCAAGCTCtgaagcagcagctgaagcaagAGATGGAACTCCTGGACGCTTACCAGAAAAAAACCAAGTCACAGATGGAGACCCAACATGAGCGTGAGCAGCAGAAACTTGAGCAGAAGGTCTCCATACGGAGAGCGCACCTTGAACAGAAG ATTGAGGAGGAACTGGCTGCACTTCAGAAGGAACGTACCGAACGGATTAAGCACTTGTTGGAACGTCAGGACAGAGAAATTAATGCTTTTGACACAGAAAGTAGAAGCCTCGGCTTTGGAAGCCTGGGATCTATAGACTTCCCCAAAGAAGACAACAGATGA